In Crassostrea angulata isolate pt1a10 chromosome 6, ASM2561291v2, whole genome shotgun sequence, a genomic segment contains:
- the LOC128189879 gene encoding uncharacterized protein LOC128189879 translates to MNSLWLVICYLLGAAIKGSLGYTGCTDTSLNYQGYTYTIDPTTQQKVWSHCGFPNPSFDYALCGLTYTSGEHFLCDPDGLLSSQLEIDGIDLALRNIQANTSTLCSSADGDSESFTVSIALVNRTRIADLTSASLCINNCGELQPVTNITASALSDSQKTAIAENFGDYLRTGWAFGSCGNDVVIFYAEDLNKVHVAVGYKANSLVTSDVIDYIKTTFVSYKNNGRLAEGLLVIAEKLRTTLRGVTPAHILLILNMIVVVLTAAFLIFFLHLRSVEFNVWGREGFWKIPEYFFYLISGVWMINGLLFGVIYMSNKAPYWATFFSGIIGLACIIMYIFEEKIFDTYSNSGSYTLNITS, encoded by the exons ATGAATTCATTGTGGCTTGTCATTTGCTATCTGTTAGGGGCTGCGATAAAGGGTTCTCTAGGTTACACCGGCTGTACAGATACCTCCCTCAACTACCAGGGCTACACCTATACCATTGACCCGACCACCCAGCAGAAAGTCTGGTCACACTGCGGCTTCCCCAACCCCAGCTTTGACTACGCCCTCTGTGGCCTGACCTACACAAGTGGGGAACATTTCCTTTGTGATCCGGATGGACTCTTATCGTCACAGCTCGAAA TTGATGGGATTGATCTGGCCCTTCGGAATATCCAGGCGAACACCTCCACACTCTGTAGCAGCGCTGACGGAGACTCCGAAAGTTTTACCGTGTCCATTGCTCTCGTCAATCGAACACGCATCGCGGACCTAACGTCCGCCAGTCT ttgCATCAACAATTGTGGAGAGCTTCAACCGGTTACAAACATTACCGCCAGTGCACTCTCAGACAGCCAGAAGACGGCCATCGCTGAAAATTTCGGCGACTACCTCAGAACTGGATGGGCCTTCGGTTCATGCGGAAATGACGTCGTCATTTTTTATGCCGAGGATTTGAACAAG GTCCATGTTGCAGTGGGATACAAAGCAAATAGTCTCGTAACATCTGACGTCATAGATTACATCAAAACGACATTTGTGTCCTATAAAAACAACGGGAGATTGGCGGAAGGCCTTCTTGTGATCGCTGAGAAGCTGCGCACAACTCTGCGCGGAGTGACGCCTGCGCACATCCTTCTGATCCTGAACATGATTGTGGTAGTTTTGACAGCCgcttttctaatttttttcctCCATCTCCGATCCGTTGAATTCAACGTCTGGGGTCGTGAAGGATTTTGGAAGATTCCGGAATATTTCTTCTACCTGATTTCCGGAGTATGGATGATCAACGGTCTTTTGTTTGGCGTAATTTACATGTCTAACAAAGCGCCATATTGGGCCACCTTCTTCTCTGGGATTATTGGATTGGCGTgtattattatgtacatattcgaagagaaaatatttgacactTATTCCAACAGTGGATCCTACACTCTCAACATCACATCGTAA
- the LOC128189379 gene encoding protein ABHD15-like has product MLVTAGVFTLGTVLEISLVCLTLYLCYCIAKSFLDSESGPKLLYKDSQLNDYLLSQCKHLKYPFRPTVWAQNAHLQSFLGFFTQKNDVLYEREYLQLLDKGIVTLDWCRCQDFPQKRTSAILIVLAGQADDKKGVRTLCSEACKKGFRVVVINPRGHGNSYLSTSRFQSFGDPIDLRQCVMYINRKFPKANITAVGVGSGSAVLFSYLGEFGSSTRLKAAVFISPLYEIDEEYLKSVSKFYQFILLCGLKLTLLRHSKALTKSIDLQSAFSSWNLLEYVEKVYCDPLGYSSMEDFIEKNNPLRDVDDIAIPVLCINSQDDPVCPQDHVPLDIFNYYPNMLLVSTKHGGHCGFWEGLVPRSWSVDLSLEYLLTVLDFTLNNNREIPRADGAK; this is encoded by the coding sequence ATGCTAGTGACAGCAGGCGTTTTTACGCTTGGGACCGTTTTGGAGATTTCGCTTGTTTGTCTGACTCTCTACCTGTGTTACTGCATCGCAAAAAGTTTCTTGGACTCGGAAAGCGGCCCGAAACTCTTGTACAAAGATTCTCAGCTAAATGACTACTTATTGAGCCAGTGTAAACACCTGAAATATCCCTTCCGACCAACGGTTTGGGCTCAGAATGCTCACCTACAGAGTTTTCTAGGTTTCTTTACACAGAAGAACGATGTATTATACGAAAGAGAATACCTCCAATTATTGGACAAGGGGATTGTTACGCTGGACTGGTGCAGGTGTCAAGACTTCCCGCAAAAACGAACAAGTGCAATACTTATTGTTCTAGCGGGACAAGCAGACGATAAAAAGGGTGTTCGGACATTGTGTTCAGAGGCTTGTAAAAAGGGCTTCCGGGTGGTTGTAATTAACCCCAGGGGCCATGGAAATAGTTACCTTTCAACTAGCAGATTTCAAAGTTTCGGAGATCCGATAGATTTGAGACAGTGCGTCATGTATATCAACCGGAAGTTTCCCAAAGCAAATATCACCGCCGTTGGAGTCGGTTCCGGTTCCGCTGTACTTTTCTCATATCTGGGAGAATTCGGATCTTCCACGCGTTTAAAGGCTGCTGTTTTTATATCGCCCTTGTATGAAATAGACGAAGAGTATTTAAAAAGTGTCTcgaaattttatcaatttattctaCTGTGTGGACTCAAACTGACATTATTACGTCATTCGAAAGCATTGACAAAATCGATCGATCTTCAGTCGGCATTTTCTTCTTGGAATTTACTAGAATATGTCGAAAAAGTTTACTGCGACCCTTTAGGATATTCCTCCATGGAAGATTTTATTGAGAAAAACAACCCACTGAGGGATGTGGATGACATTGCTATCCCTGTCCTATGTATAAACAGTCAAGACGACCCCGTGTGCCCTCAGGACCACGTTCCTCTAGATATCTTTAATTACTATCCAAACATGCTTCTAGTTTCTACCAAACACGGCGGCCATTGTGGTTTCTGGGAGGGCCTGGTACCTCGATCTTGGTCGGTCGACCTCTCGTTGGAGTATTTGTTAACAGTGTTAGATTTCACTTTGAATAACAACAGGGAAATACCTCGAGCAGATGGTGCAAAATGA
- the LOC128189880 gene encoding translation machinery-associated protein 16-like, translating into MPKAPKTKLGKVRTEKVIHPNSRKAAYLAGQVNRNERVQMSKQASSLKLEVLAEKLLWFKERIDPEKKVFTKSDFGSLVQEYLQRFDSELEQIDIVRSVGKRQGNPHSSRENAVKLTIEREKRQIDEGSFEVPHVFNAKNLAFFRAWNGEIKYVKNIKLSKISSKDLEKGSTEDVSDENEEMEDEEEEKEKEKPESAT; encoded by the coding sequence ATGCCAAAAGCACCAAAGACTAAATTAGGAAAAGTGAGAACTGAGAAAGTGATTCATCCAAACAGCAGAAaagctgcatatttggcaggcCAAGTGAATCGCAATGAGAGAGTGCAGATGTCTAAGCAAGCGTCATCTCTAAAGTTAGAAGTCCTGGCAGAAAAGTTACTCTGGTTTAAAGAGAGAATAGATCCTGAAAAGAAAGTGTTTACAAAATCTGATTTTGGATCTCTAGTACAGGAGTACTTACAGCGTTTTGATTCTGAACTTGAGCAGATAGATATTGTTCGGAGTGTAGGGAAAAGACAGGGAAATCCTCATAGTTCAAGAGAGAATGCTGTGAAATTGACCATTGAAAGGGAGAAGAGACAGATCGATGAGGGGTCATTTGAGGTTCCACATGTATTCAATGCTAAAAACTTGGCATTTTTCCGAGCTTGGAATGGGGAAATTAAGTATgttaaaaatatcaagttgagCAAAATATCAAGTAAAGATTTAGAAAAGGGCTCTACTGAAGATGTCAGTGATGAGAATGAAGAAATGGAGGATGAAGAGGAGGAAAAAGAGAAGGAAAAACCAGAATCTGCCACTTGA